In Brassica rapa cultivar Chiifu-401-42 chromosome A06, CAAS_Brap_v3.01, whole genome shotgun sequence, a single window of DNA contains:
- the LOC103874500 gene encoding F-box/LRR-repeat protein At2g43260 isoform X2, giving the protein MVEEEKTLNPIYIVPEDLLEEIFLRLPLKSILRFKAVSKEWRSIMESRSFAERRMKAEKKNPKILAVGDHRTESRFTLDAGEIEVVCLRGDAAKRPSLTCEGLVCIPVPGCVNILNPSTGEYISFPSAPWWNIFPGYWAMGFGKDEVNGNYKVVRMFFDPTFYCEILDVSIGEWRIVKPPPYRVDPRRKSVCVNGSIYWLEMLDGDSILALDLHTEEFSDVPVPPESSDLDQLVNLQNRLAIATPDTVPVWRLVLWTLDAQQKTWSMTYTINLRIRDPEPSRVWFRPLAVCKEGIFFFCDNKKRLFKYYPKTNELSCISSDICVISDFAENLVSLRPSSPASTSEYLSGFHYEYDAQDDVQGSQLIEKFRWIKKRIPSILITTTVVSAVFFRYFSVSCGSRH; this is encoded by the exons ATGGTAGAAGAGGAAAAAACCCTAAATCCGATCTACATAGTTCCTGAAGATttactggaagagattttccttCGACTTCCATTGAAGTCCATCCTTAGGTTCAAAGCCGTCTCAAAAGAATGGAGATCAATCATGGAGTCGAGGAGCTTCGCGGAGAGGCGTATGAAAGCTGAGAAGAAGAACCCAAAAATTCTGGCTGTTGGAGACCACCGGACTGAGTCGCGATTCACATTGGACGCAGGGGAAATAGAGGTGGTCTGTTTACGCGGTGACGCCGCAAAAAGGCCGTCGCTGACTTGTGAAGGTTTGGTTTGCATCCCCGTACCAGGTTGCGTCAACATTCTGAACCCTTCGACAGGAGAATACATCAGTTTCCCTTCGG CTCCATGGTGGAATATTTTCCCTGGATATTGGGCTATGGGATTTGGTAAAGACGAAGTTAATGGCAATTATAAAGTAGTGAGGATGTTCTTTGATCCTACATTTTATTGTGAGATTCTTGATGTGAGCATTGGGGAATGGAGGATAGTAAAACCGCCTCCTTATCGGGTGGATCCAAGACGGAAGTCAGTGTGTGTCAATGGATCCATCTACTGGTTAGAAATGTTGGATGGTGATAGCATACTAGCTTTGGACCTTCATACAGAAGAGTTCAGTGATGTCCCAGTTCCGCCAGAATCCTCGGACTTAGATCAACTAGTGAACCTTCAAAACCGTCTAGCCATAGCCACACCTGATACCGTCCCTGTTTGGAGATTAGTTCTATGGACCCTAGATGCACAACAAAAGACATGGAGCATGACTTACACCATAAATTTACGCATTCGTGACCCTGAACCTTCTAGAGTGTGGTTTAGGCCTTTGGCGGTATGTAAGGAAggaatttttttcttctgtgaTAATAAGAAGAGGTTGTTTAAGTATTATCCAAAGACAAACGAGCTCTCATGCATCTCGTCAGACATTTGTGTTATATCTGATTTCGCTGAAAATTTGGTTTCACTTCGCCCCTCTTCTCCTGCAAGCACATCGGAGTACCTATCTGGATTTCACTATGAATACGATGCGCAGGATGATGTGCAGGGTTCTCAGCTGATCGAAAAGTTTAGATGGATCAAAAAGAGAATCCCAAGTATTTTGATTACCACCACTGTAGTGTCTGCAGTTTTTTTCCGCTATTTTTCTGTTTCCTGTGGGTCTCGACATTAG
- the LOC103874500 gene encoding F-box/LRR-repeat protein At2g43260 isoform X1 — MVEEEKTLNPIYIVPEDLLEEIFLRLPLKSILRFKAVSKEWRSIMESRSFAERRMKAEKKNPKILAVGDHRTESRFTLDAGEIEVVCLRGDAAKRPSLTCEGLVCIPVPGCVNILNPSTGEYISFPSGMDPVTRRFDYIFFAAPWWNIFPGYWAMGFGKDEVNGNYKVVRMFFDPTFYCEILDVSIGEWRIVKPPPYRVDPRRKSVCVNGSIYWLEMLDGDSILALDLHTEEFSDVPVPPESSDLDQLVNLQNRLAIATPDTVPVWRLVLWTLDAQQKTWSMTYTINLRIRDPEPSRVWFRPLAVCKEGIFFFCDNKKRLFKYYPKTNELSCISSDICVISDFAENLVSLRPSSPASTSEYLSGFHYEYDAQDDVQGSQLIEKFRWIKKRIPSILITTTVVSAVFFRYFSVSCGSRH; from the exons ATGGTAGAAGAGGAAAAAACCCTAAATCCGATCTACATAGTTCCTGAAGATttactggaagagattttccttCGACTTCCATTGAAGTCCATCCTTAGGTTCAAAGCCGTCTCAAAAGAATGGAGATCAATCATGGAGTCGAGGAGCTTCGCGGAGAGGCGTATGAAAGCTGAGAAGAAGAACCCAAAAATTCTGGCTGTTGGAGACCACCGGACTGAGTCGCGATTCACATTGGACGCAGGGGAAATAGAGGTGGTCTGTTTACGCGGTGACGCCGCAAAAAGGCCGTCGCTGACTTGTGAAGGTTTGGTTTGCATCCCCGTACCAGGTTGCGTCAACATTCTGAACCCTTCGACAGGAGAATACATCAGTTTCCCTTCGGGTATGGATCCGGTCACCAGGCGCTTTGATTACATATTCTTTGCAG CTCCATGGTGGAATATTTTCCCTGGATATTGGGCTATGGGATTTGGTAAAGACGAAGTTAATGGCAATTATAAAGTAGTGAGGATGTTCTTTGATCCTACATTTTATTGTGAGATTCTTGATGTGAGCATTGGGGAATGGAGGATAGTAAAACCGCCTCCTTATCGGGTGGATCCAAGACGGAAGTCAGTGTGTGTCAATGGATCCATCTACTGGTTAGAAATGTTGGATGGTGATAGCATACTAGCTTTGGACCTTCATACAGAAGAGTTCAGTGATGTCCCAGTTCCGCCAGAATCCTCGGACTTAGATCAACTAGTGAACCTTCAAAACCGTCTAGCCATAGCCACACCTGATACCGTCCCTGTTTGGAGATTAGTTCTATGGACCCTAGATGCACAACAAAAGACATGGAGCATGACTTACACCATAAATTTACGCATTCGTGACCCTGAACCTTCTAGAGTGTGGTTTAGGCCTTTGGCGGTATGTAAGGAAggaatttttttcttctgtgaTAATAAGAAGAGGTTGTTTAAGTATTATCCAAAGACAAACGAGCTCTCATGCATCTCGTCAGACATTTGTGTTATATCTGATTTCGCTGAAAATTTGGTTTCACTTCGCCCCTCTTCTCCTGCAAGCACATCGGAGTACCTATCTGGATTTCACTATGAATACGATGCGCAGGATGATGTGCAGGGTTCTCAGCTGATCGAAAAGTTTAGATGGATCAAAAAGAGAATCCCAAGTATTTTGATTACCACCACTGTAGTGTCTGCAGTTTTTTTCCGCTATTTTTCTGTTTCCTGTGGGTCTCGACATTAG